One Luteolibacter yonseiensis genomic window carries:
- the acpS gene encoding holo-ACP synthase → MRIYGIGIDVVEVGRIAAAIERLGEPFLAKLFTSAERAYCDAQKKPELHYAARFAAKEAVSKALGTGIGGQAGWLDLEVTRDAAGAPKLLLQGVAEKFTKAQGISEIQISLTHAREYAAANAIAVCI, encoded by the coding sequence ATGCGGATCTACGGCATCGGCATCGACGTGGTGGAGGTCGGACGCATCGCGGCCGCGATCGAGCGGCTTGGCGAACCGTTTCTCGCGAAACTTTTCACATCCGCCGAGCGCGCGTATTGTGACGCACAGAAAAAACCCGAACTCCACTACGCGGCCCGCTTCGCCGCGAAGGAGGCGGTTTCGAAGGCCCTCGGCACAGGCATCGGCGGACAGGCGGGCTGGCTGGATCTGGAGGTCACCCGCGACGCCGCGGGCGCGCCGAAGCTCCTTCTGCAGGGAGTCGCCGAGAAATTCACGAAAGCCCAGGGCATCAGCGAGATCCAGATCAGCCTGACGCATGCGAGGGAATACGCCGCGGCGAATGCGATCGCGGTGTGTATCTGA
- a CDS encoding DUF2846 domain-containing protein: MKYLLLLLCPILMSCGASGPRFTNSAPAAGRGRVIVYRVPSTPGGRAANVTVDGRRQGRLKMKGYLAYDLQPGRHIIGMTFDKSSTFGDVTPASQEVHVGNGGKVFLRYSTKAVYGGPGMMIGNVMMPDYTMHGILSHCSEVQALPEVRRYNMGEPSR, from the coding sequence ATGAAGTATCTGCTTTTATTGTTGTGTCCCATCCTCATGAGCTGCGGCGCGAGTGGTCCCCGCTTCACCAATTCCGCTCCGGCTGCGGGAAGAGGACGTGTGATCGTCTACCGCGTGCCGTCCACCCCCGGCGGTCGGGCCGCGAACGTGACGGTGGATGGTCGGCGGCAGGGCAGATTGAAAATGAAAGGCTACCTCGCCTACGACCTTCAACCGGGGAGACACATCATCGGCATGACATTCGACAAGTCGTCCACCTTTGGTGACGTCACCCCGGCATCGCAGGAAGTCCACGTCGGCAATGGCGGCAAGGTCTTCCTGCGATACAGTACCAAGGCGGTTTACGGAGGACCCGGCATGATGATCGGTAATGTCATGATGCCCGACTACACGATGCACGGAATTCTGAGTCATTGCTCCGAGGTGCAGGCGCTTCCCGAAGTGAGGCGTTATAACATGGGCGAGCCGTCACGCTGA
- a CDS encoding AAA family ATPase, producing MSLNHPIDFPSVMTPFLSSLFHSLIESPGTSVADFRDPEEASAMGDRRDGRFYRYGEDLKLAIRVALIVGRPLLLYGPSGCGKSSMVFNLARIMGRRYYEFVVHSRTEAKELLYRFDAIRRLGEAHLGGASLSDEAEPLWRSPYPFIEPGSLWWALDPLSAGRRGLPAGENDKLVQARDPGWSPVSDGKDFVPAIVLIDEIDKADIDFPNNLLVPLGSRQFSIEESGENVRFSSLSAGDEPFVIITSNQERELPEAFVRRCVVCEISPPSDEDLMELAQATFRQSDEQVVSEWRLILDILRRTRGAAVVSPAEFIDSIKAVAALGTGDQSRWREIILHTSWHNSYNSQ from the coding sequence ATGTCACTCAATCATCCAATAGATTTTCCTTCTGTCATGACTCCATTTTTATCCTCTCTGTTTCACTCGCTCATCGAATCACCGGGAACATCCGTGGCTGACTTTCGAGATCCAGAGGAGGCCAGCGCTATGGGAGACCGGCGCGACGGTCGCTTCTACCGCTATGGTGAAGACCTCAAACTTGCGATTCGAGTGGCCTTGATTGTAGGTCGCCCGCTGCTCCTTTATGGACCCTCAGGTTGCGGGAAGTCTTCGATGGTCTTCAATCTGGCGCGCATCATGGGGCGCCGCTACTATGAATTCGTAGTGCATTCGCGCACTGAAGCCAAAGAGTTGCTCTACCGGTTCGATGCGATCAGGCGCCTAGGGGAAGCCCATCTGGGCGGGGCCTCGCTTTCGGATGAAGCCGAACCATTATGGCGGAGCCCTTACCCCTTTATCGAGCCGGGTTCGTTGTGGTGGGCTTTGGACCCGCTTTCTGCGGGGCGGCGAGGCCTTCCCGCGGGAGAGAATGATAAGCTTGTGCAAGCCCGAGATCCCGGTTGGAGTCCTGTGTCCGACGGGAAGGACTTCGTTCCTGCGATCGTACTCATAGACGAAATTGACAAGGCGGACATTGATTTTCCCAATAACCTGCTTGTCCCCCTAGGTTCCCGTCAGTTTTCCATCGAAGAATCCGGCGAAAATGTCAGATTTTCTTCTCTCTCTGCGGGGGATGAACCGTTTGTGATCATCACTTCCAATCAAGAGCGGGAGTTGCCAGAAGCTTTTGTCCGTCGCTGCGTGGTTTGTGAGATTTCACCACCTTCAGATGAAGACCTTATGGAGCTGGCACAGGCGACTTTCCGCCAAAGCGATGAACAAGTGGTTTCGGAATGGCGGCTGATACTTGACATACTTCGCAGAACCCGCGGCGCGGCTGTGGTGAGCCCCGCCGAGTTCATCGACAGCATCAAGGCCGTCGCCGCGTTGGGCACCGGGGATCAGAGCCGATGGAGGGAAATCATTCTTCACACCTCGTGGCACAATTCTTACAATTCGCAATAA
- a CDS encoding endo-1,4-beta-xylanase produces MIKPLFLLFAATLVAQAVPGKQWTPEEANAWHDKQPWLIGANYVPATSISQLEMWQEETFDPERIDLELGWAESLGFNTMRVFLHDIPWKTDSKGFIKRIEKFIDIAEKHKIRPMFVFFDSCWNPDPKPGKQPEPRPHVHNSGWVQSPGWEILQDSAKQDELKPYVVGVISHFKNDKRILAWDLYNEPNNENGGRFKEDPAKKFPKALELLKKTFEWAREAEPTQPLSSGIWIGDFAKPDDFARYQLETSDIINFHTYTPLEKTKERVEALKKYNRPIMCSEYMARPEGSTFQAVLPYFKEQKVISMNWGFVDGKSQTIYPWDSWKKQYTGEPDPWFHDIFRKDGTPYKEDEVKLIRSLTGAK; encoded by the coding sequence ATGATAAAACCACTATTCCTACTATTCGCCGCGACACTGGTCGCGCAGGCCGTTCCTGGCAAACAATGGACTCCGGAAGAGGCGAACGCCTGGCATGACAAACAGCCGTGGCTCATTGGTGCGAACTACGTGCCGGCGACCTCCATCAGCCAGCTGGAAATGTGGCAGGAGGAAACCTTCGATCCGGAGCGAATCGATCTCGAACTCGGCTGGGCGGAAAGCCTCGGGTTCAACACCATGCGTGTCTTCCTCCACGACATCCCATGGAAGACGGATTCCAAGGGCTTCATCAAGCGCATCGAGAAGTTCATCGACATCGCCGAGAAACACAAGATCCGTCCGATGTTCGTGTTCTTCGACAGCTGCTGGAATCCCGATCCGAAGCCCGGCAAGCAACCCGAGCCGAGGCCGCATGTCCACAACTCGGGCTGGGTGCAGAGTCCCGGCTGGGAGATCCTCCAGGACTCCGCCAAGCAGGACGAGCTGAAGCCTTATGTCGTCGGCGTCATCAGCCATTTCAAGAACGACAAGCGCATCCTCGCATGGGACCTCTACAACGAGCCGAACAATGAGAACGGCGGCCGCTTCAAGGAAGACCCTGCGAAAAAATTCCCCAAGGCGCTGGAACTGCTGAAAAAGACGTTCGAGTGGGCGCGTGAGGCGGAGCCCACCCAACCATTGTCCTCCGGCATCTGGATCGGAGATTTCGCGAAGCCGGATGACTTCGCGCGCTATCAGCTGGAGACCTCGGACATCATCAACTTCCACACCTACACCCCTTTGGAAAAGACGAAGGAGCGCGTGGAGGCGTTGAAAAAATACAACCGCCCCATCATGTGCAGCGAATACATGGCGCGTCCGGAAGGCAGCACCTTCCAGGCGGTGCTCCCGTATTTCAAGGAACAGAAGGTCATTTCGATGAACTGGGGCTTCGTGGACGGCAAGAGCCAGACCATCTACCCGTGGGACTCTTGGAAAAAGCAATACACCGGAGAACCGGACCCATGGTTCCACGACATCTTCCGCAAGGACGGGACCCCGTACAAGGAGGATGAGGTGAAACTCATCCGCTCGCTGACAGGGGCGAAATAA
- a CDS encoding DUF2752 domain-containing protein: MRADRALWIALGVLLLSVAAYLLRQSGPNGLPWLPRCMFHEITGLHCAGCGMTRAAYAALHGEIGTAFRYNPVGMILLPLAGMGVGLQLLGWVRGRPLPFRLDVGVKGGWGIAIALIAFWILRNIPSWPFTLLAPP; encoded by the coding sequence ATGCGAGCGGACCGTGCGCTTTGGATCGCCCTCGGAGTGCTTCTCCTGTCGGTCGCCGCGTATTTGCTCCGGCAGAGCGGTCCCAACGGGCTGCCGTGGCTTCCCCGCTGCATGTTTCACGAAATCACCGGGTTGCACTGTGCCGGCTGCGGCATGACCCGCGCCGCCTACGCCGCCCTGCACGGGGAAATCGGCACTGCCTTCCGCTACAATCCGGTGGGCATGATTCTTCTGCCGCTGGCGGGGATGGGCGTGGGGCTCCAGCTCCTGGGCTGGGTGCGAGGGAGACCGCTGCCATTCCGTCTGGATGTCGGTGTGAAAGGGGGATGGGGCATCGCCATCGCGCTCATCGCATTCTGGATCCTTCGCAACATTCCGTCATGGCCTTTCACACTGCTCGCGCCGCCGTGA
- a CDS encoding GYF domain-containing protein, with the protein MQWYHAENGQRHGPISEQDLGSLIAAGRIGPATLIWREGMAQWLPLGQVSAEGGLAVLPPSAGYDLLRPATTSGLAIASMVCGILGLVLSCMFLGILGIPAVVCGHMAMHQINNSRNMIVGRGMALTGLICGYLGLLTMLGFILQIVFALAHFP; encoded by the coding sequence ATGCAATGGTATCACGCTGAAAACGGCCAGCGCCACGGCCCCATCTCCGAGCAGGATCTGGGCTCGCTCATCGCGGCGGGCAGGATCGGACCGGCGACGCTGATCTGGCGGGAGGGAATGGCACAATGGCTGCCGCTCGGCCAGGTGAGCGCTGAGGGCGGGTTGGCCGTTCTGCCGCCGTCCGCCGGTTATGACCTGCTGCGACCCGCGACGACCTCCGGCCTGGCGATCGCGAGCATGGTCTGCGGCATCCTCGGCCTGGTGCTGTCATGCATGTTCCTGGGAATTCTGGGAATCCCCGCCGTCGTCTGCGGGCATATGGCGATGCACCAGATCAACAATTCCCGGAACATGATCGTCGGACGGGGGATGGCTCTCACCGGTTTGATCTGCGGTTATCTGGGACTGCTGACGATGCTCGGGTTCATTCTCCAGATCGTTTTCGCCCTCGCTCATTTCCCGTGA
- a CDS encoding Gfo/Idh/MocA family protein, giving the protein MNPFSRRHFIQLGAAAAVSPFFIARAQEASQKKLGVALLGLGDYSTNQLGPALKQTKNARLAGIVTGSPEKIPKWQKEYEIPDGNIYNYQNFDTIADNKDIDIVYVVTPTALHPEFTIRAAQAGKHVICEKPMAPTTADCMRMIEAVKKAGKTLQIGYRLHWDPNHMRLMDAMKKKEFGDWKSISTANGSVMKSFTGLNAWRIGKDLGIAGALYDMGVYCVQGSLYTAGMNPVSVTAKHFTDRPEIFKEVPETYEWVLEFADGRKAEGTSSYGRQGNFLRAVVEKGVVEIAPGYNYGGGPKGRTPDGEMNFGPVNQQALQIDGQVASILAGTPSLVPGEMGARDIQVINGIIEAAETGKAFTFGKFPY; this is encoded by the coding sequence ATGAACCCATTTTCCCGCCGCCATTTCATCCAGCTCGGAGCCGCCGCAGCGGTTTCGCCGTTTTTCATCGCCCGCGCGCAGGAAGCGTCCCAGAAAAAACTGGGGGTGGCGCTGCTCGGACTGGGAGATTACTCGACCAACCAGCTCGGACCCGCGCTCAAGCAGACGAAAAACGCCCGTCTTGCGGGGATCGTCACCGGTTCGCCGGAGAAGATCCCCAAGTGGCAGAAGGAATACGAGATCCCGGACGGAAACATCTACAACTATCAGAATTTCGACACCATCGCGGACAACAAGGATATCGACATCGTCTATGTTGTCACCCCCACCGCGCTGCACCCGGAGTTCACCATCCGTGCGGCGCAGGCCGGCAAGCATGTGATTTGTGAAAAACCGATGGCACCGACCACGGCGGACTGCATGCGCATGATCGAAGCGGTGAAAAAGGCGGGCAAGACGCTGCAGATCGGCTACCGCCTGCACTGGGATCCGAACCACATGCGCCTGATGGATGCGATGAAGAAAAAGGAGTTCGGCGATTGGAAATCCATCTCCACCGCGAACGGCTCCGTCATGAAATCCTTCACCGGGTTGAACGCGTGGCGTATCGGCAAGGATCTGGGAATCGCAGGCGCTCTCTACGACATGGGAGTCTATTGTGTGCAGGGTTCGCTCTACACCGCGGGCATGAATCCCGTGAGCGTCACTGCGAAACATTTCACGGACCGTCCGGAAATTTTCAAGGAAGTGCCGGAAACCTACGAGTGGGTCCTGGAGTTCGCCGACGGCCGCAAGGCGGAAGGGACTTCCAGCTACGGCCGCCAAGGGAATTTCCTGCGTGCCGTGGTGGAGAAAGGGGTGGTGGAAATCGCTCCCGGCTACAACTACGGGGGTGGCCCGAAAGGCCGCACTCCGGATGGCGAGATGAACTTCGGTCCTGTGAACCAGCAGGCGCTGCAGATCGACGGGCAGGTGGCGTCGATCCTCGCCGGTACGCCGAGTCTCGTCCCCGGAGAGATGGGCGCGCGCGACATCCAGGTCATCAACGGAATCATCGAAGCCGCCGAGACCGGGAAGGCGTTCACCTTCGGCAAGTTTCCTTACTGA
- the fabV gene encoding enoyl-ACP reductase FabV, whose translation MIIAPKIRGFICTTAHPEGCAKHVAEQIAVVKSRGLIENGPKKVLVIGSSTGYGLSSRIAAAFGSNAATLGVFFEKPAEADKCGTAGWYNSAAFEKEAAAAGLYARSFNGDAFSDDVKKQVIEAIKADLGQVDLVIYSLASPRRTDPKSGEVYKSVLKPVGESYTNKNLNTTTGVVNEVTIEPAEGDDIQQTIAVMGGQDWELWTDALLEAGVLADGVKTVAYSYIGPSVTWPIYKNGTIGKAKEDLERAQRSLDEKLAPIGGKAWVSVNKALVTQASSAIPVVPLYISLLYKVMKADGTHEDTIEQMDRLLRDRLYNNSPQPDEAGRIRVDDWEMDDKVQALVGERWETVNTDNLAEFGDFEGYQSSFLRLFGFGLSGVDYAADTDPNVRVPSLEK comes from the coding sequence ATGATCATCGCACCCAAGATCCGTGGATTCATCTGCACCACCGCCCACCCGGAAGGTTGTGCCAAGCATGTGGCCGAGCAAATCGCCGTCGTCAAAAGCCGCGGACTGATCGAAAACGGGCCGAAGAAGGTGCTCGTGATCGGCTCCTCCACCGGCTACGGCCTCTCCTCGCGCATCGCCGCCGCATTCGGATCGAACGCGGCGACCCTCGGCGTCTTTTTCGAAAAACCCGCCGAGGCGGACAAGTGCGGCACCGCCGGTTGGTACAACTCCGCGGCGTTTGAAAAGGAAGCCGCCGCCGCGGGACTCTACGCGCGCTCCTTCAATGGAGACGCCTTCTCGGACGACGTGAAGAAGCAGGTCATCGAGGCCATCAAGGCGGATCTCGGCCAGGTGGACCTCGTCATCTACAGCCTAGCCTCTCCACGCCGCACCGACCCGAAATCCGGCGAGGTTTACAAATCCGTGCTAAAGCCCGTGGGCGAGAGCTACACGAACAAGAATCTCAACACCACCACCGGCGTCGTCAATGAAGTGACCATCGAGCCGGCCGAGGGCGACGACATCCAGCAGACCATCGCCGTCATGGGCGGGCAGGATTGGGAACTCTGGACGGACGCGCTGCTGGAAGCCGGCGTGCTCGCGGACGGCGTGAAAACCGTCGCCTACTCCTACATCGGGCCCTCCGTCACCTGGCCGATCTACAAGAACGGCACCATTGGAAAGGCCAAGGAAGACCTTGAGCGCGCGCAACGCTCGCTGGATGAAAAGCTCGCACCGATCGGCGGAAAGGCCTGGGTCTCCGTGAACAAGGCTCTCGTCACCCAGGCCAGCTCGGCGATCCCCGTGGTGCCGCTCTACATCTCGCTTCTCTACAAGGTGATGAAGGCAGATGGCACGCACGAGGACACCATCGAACAGATGGACCGCCTGCTCCGCGACCGGCTCTACAACAACAGCCCGCAGCCCGACGAAGCGGGCCGCATCCGCGTGGATGACTGGGAAATGGACGACAAGGTGCAGGCCCTGGTCGGCGAGCGCTGGGAAACCGTCAACACCGACAACCTCGCGGAGTTCGGCGATTTCGAAGGTTACCAATCCAGCTTCCTCCGCCTCTTCGGCTTTGGCCTCAGCGGTGTGGACTACGCCGCCGACACCGATCCGAACGTCCGCGTTCCTTCGTTGGAAAAATAA
- a CDS encoding pyridoxine 5'-phosphate synthase yields MSLLLGVNIDHIATLRQARYAKELSSPNAEPCPVTAGHDAVAGGADSLTIHVRGDRRHMQDADAFRIREEINIPLNLEMGVTEEMVGIALKLKPEFVCLVPENRMEVTTEGGLNVLASFDKTRMVIARLQDAGIRVSVFIDPDLDQVEAAGEACADMIELHTGAFANATGDNVQVELDRLIAAAKEGAPSLQVHAGHGINYTNIARILTIPHLSELNIGHSIIARSTRIGLAAAVQEMKLHMAAYQA; encoded by the coding sequence ATGTCCTTGCTTCTCGGAGTCAACATCGACCACATCGCCACCCTGCGCCAGGCCCGCTATGCGAAAGAGCTGTCCTCGCCGAACGCCGAGCCCTGTCCCGTGACCGCCGGTCACGACGCGGTTGCCGGAGGCGCGGACTCCCTCACCATCCACGTCCGCGGCGACCGGCGTCACATGCAGGACGCGGATGCCTTCCGTATCCGCGAGGAGATCAACATCCCGCTCAATCTTGAGATGGGTGTCACCGAGGAAATGGTCGGCATCGCCCTGAAGCTCAAGCCGGAGTTCGTCTGCCTCGTGCCGGAAAACCGTATGGAAGTCACCACGGAAGGAGGCCTGAACGTGCTCGCCAGCTTTGACAAGACCCGCATGGTCATCGCCCGCCTCCAGGACGCCGGCATCCGCGTGAGCGTTTTCATCGACCCCGATCTGGATCAGGTCGAGGCCGCCGGAGAGGCCTGCGCCGACATGATCGAACTCCACACCGGAGCGTTCGCGAACGCGACAGGCGACAATGTCCAGGTCGAGCTGGACCGCCTCATCGCCGCCGCGAAGGAAGGCGCCCCCAGCCTGCAGGTGCACGCGGGCCACGGCATCAACTACACGAACATCGCCAGAATCCTCACCATCCCGCACCTTTCCGAACTGAACATCGGCCACAGCATCATCGCCCGCTCCACCCGGATCGGTCTTGCGGCGGCGGTCCAGGAAATGAAACTGCACATGGCGGCTTACCAGGCGTGA
- a CDS encoding CD225/dispanin family protein, whose product MEWYYSKNNTQLGPVTGDELRAKLSSGEVFPTDLIWKEGMADWLPASRVPEFASGAVSSPAIPPVVPVTGNAGASPYSTPFYPSPAMIGVPIPNYLWQSIVVTLFCCLPFGIVAIVYAAKVDGLRAAGDVAGASAASASAKTWCWVSFVSALVPALLWLLFVIFFGAIGVLQNH is encoded by the coding sequence ATGGAATGGTATTACTCGAAAAACAACACGCAGCTCGGTCCCGTCACCGGGGATGAACTCCGTGCGAAGCTGTCCTCAGGCGAGGTTTTTCCCACGGATCTGATTTGGAAAGAGGGGATGGCCGACTGGCTGCCCGCGTCCCGGGTTCCGGAGTTTGCGTCGGGTGCGGTATCCTCTCCCGCCATTCCACCGGTGGTGCCCGTAACGGGAAACGCGGGGGCTTCTCCCTATTCCACACCATTTTATCCGTCTCCGGCCATGATCGGAGTTCCGATTCCCAACTACCTGTGGCAGTCCATCGTGGTGACATTGTTCTGCTGTCTGCCCTTCGGCATCGTCGCCATCGTCTATGCGGCGAAGGTGGACGGCCTGCGTGCTGCGGGGGATGTGGCGGGGGCGTCGGCGGCTTCCGCATCCGCGAAGACCTGGTGCTGGGTGTCTTTCGTTTCGGCGCTGGTCCCTGCCTTGCTGTGGTTGCTGTTCGTCATCTTTTTTGGTGCCATCGGCGTGTTGCAGAATCACTGA
- a CDS encoding DUF4190 domain-containing protein — MTEWYYGEGGRRFGPVSEQDLGSLIAAGRVRVETMIWCEGMEECRSLARVSAEGGLEVLPPSMGYELLRPGTRSGWAVASLVFGILGLVSCMLFLGIPAVVCGHVALQQIRNSRGRIVGEDTAHGGLLYGYLCVVILFCLMTAAVVVFAIAKKP; from the coding sequence ATGACGGAATGGTATTACGGAGAAGGCGGTCGCAGGTTCGGCCCGGTTTCCGAACAGGACCTGGGTTCGCTCATCGCGGCGGGCCGGGTGAGGGTGGAGACCATGATCTGGTGCGAGGGCATGGAGGAATGCCGTTCCTTGGCACGGGTGAGTGCGGAAGGTGGCCTGGAAGTGCTTCCGCCTTCGATGGGTTACGAGCTTCTACGTCCCGGCACACGCTCCGGCTGGGCGGTCGCCAGCCTGGTCTTCGGGATACTCGGCCTGGTAAGCTGCATGCTGTTTCTCGGAATCCCCGCCGTCGTTTGCGGTCATGTGGCGCTGCAACAGATCCGTAATTCGCGGGGCAGGATCGTCGGGGAGGACACGGCGCACGGCGGACTGTTGTATGGTTACCTGTGCGTGGTGATCCTGTTTTGTCTGATGACGGCGGCGGTGGTCGTTTTCGCTATCGCCAAGAAACCATGA